One genomic region from Pseudomonas sp. R5-89-07 encodes:
- a CDS encoding aspartate/glutamate racemase family protein, whose amino-acid sequence MRILVVNVNTTESITETIAQQARSVASPGTEIVGLTPYFGAESVEGNFESYLAAIAVMDRVMTYDQPFDAVIQAGYGEHGREGLQELLNVPVVDITEAAASTAMFLGHAYSVVTTLDRTVPLIEDRLKLAGLYQRCASVRASGMAVLELEEDPLAAMEAIVRQAELAISEDKAEVICLGCGGMAGLDEQIRQRTGVPVVDGVTAAVTIAESLVRLGLSTSKIRTYATPRPKKVLGWPGKFGH is encoded by the coding sequence ATGCGCATCCTCGTGGTCAACGTCAACACCACCGAATCCATCACCGAAACCATCGCCCAGCAGGCGCGCAGCGTGGCCTCGCCGGGTACCGAGATTGTCGGGCTTACCCCCTACTTTGGCGCCGAGTCGGTGGAGGGCAACTTTGAAAGCTACCTGGCGGCCATCGCGGTAATGGATCGCGTGATGACCTATGACCAGCCATTTGATGCGGTGATCCAGGCCGGTTACGGTGAGCATGGTCGCGAAGGCCTGCAGGAATTGCTCAACGTGCCGGTGGTGGATATCACCGAAGCCGCAGCCAGCACGGCGATGTTTTTGGGTCACGCCTATTCGGTGGTGACCACGCTGGACCGCACGGTGCCACTGATCGAAGACCGGCTGAAGCTGGCCGGCCTGTACCAGCGCTGCGCCTCGGTGCGCGCCAGTGGCATGGCGGTGCTGGAACTCGAGGAAGACCCGCTGGCTGCGATGGAGGCCATCGTGCGCCAGGCGGAACTGGCGATCAGTGAGGACAAGGCAGAAGTGATCTGCCTGGGCTGCGGCGGCATGGCCGGACTGGATGAGCAGATCCGCCAGCGCACCGGGGTGCCGGTGGTGGATGGGGTGACGGCGGCGGTGACGATCGCTGAATCGCTGGTGCGGTTGGGGTTGTCCACGTCGAAGATCAGGACCTATGCCACGCCAAGGCCAAAGAAAGTGCTGGGTTGGCCCGGCAAGTTCGGGCACTGA
- a CDS encoding LysR family transcriptional regulator, which produces MESFGSIECFVRSAEGGSFAEAARHLSLTPAAVGKSVAKLEVRLGVRLFQRSTRRLTLTEAGKLFLDEVSGSLTTIQNAVANLASAEGRPVGTLKVSMGTVFGNRYVVPLLGEFMQRFPAISPDWHFDNRQVDLIGQGFDAAIGGGFELPQGVVARKLTPAHRVLVASPAYLAQSPAVRAPEDLSRCQGILIRSPQTGRVRSWQLTHREREHSPLVLKAAMTMSDSEAACCASAQGLGIALVSMPMAVPFLDSGAVVRVLPDWYVDDGNISIYYAEHKLLPGKTRAFVDFVIEQFVEQRLAQRFSAI; this is translated from the coding sequence ATGGAGAGCTTTGGCAGTATCGAATGCTTTGTGCGCAGCGCCGAGGGCGGTAGCTTCGCCGAGGCAGCGCGACACCTTAGCCTGACGCCCGCAGCGGTCGGCAAAAGCGTGGCCAAGCTGGAAGTGCGCCTGGGCGTCAGGCTGTTTCAGCGCAGTACCCGACGCCTGACCCTGACCGAAGCCGGCAAGCTGTTCCTTGATGAGGTCAGTGGTAGCCTGACCACGATTCAAAACGCCGTGGCCAACCTGGCCAGCGCCGAAGGGCGGCCGGTGGGCACGCTGAAGGTCAGCATGGGCACCGTGTTCGGCAATCGGTACGTGGTGCCGCTGTTGGGTGAGTTCATGCAGCGCTTCCCGGCTATCAGCCCGGACTGGCATTTCGATAACCGCCAGGTCGACTTGATCGGCCAGGGCTTTGACGCCGCCATTGGCGGTGGATTTGAACTGCCCCAAGGCGTGGTGGCGCGCAAGTTGACGCCGGCGCACCGGGTGCTGGTGGCTTCGCCGGCTTACCTGGCGCAAAGCCCAGCGGTGCGTGCGCCCGAGGATTTGTCGCGTTGCCAAGGCATCCTGATTCGTTCACCGCAAACCGGGCGGGTGCGTTCATGGCAACTGACCCATCGCGAGCGCGAGCACAGCCCACTGGTGCTCAAGGCCGCGATGACCATGAGCGATTCCGAAGCCGCCTGCTGCGCCAGCGCCCAGGGCCTGGGCATTGCGCTGGTCAGCATGCCGATGGCCGTGCCGTTCCTCGACAGCGGCGCGGTGGTGCGGGTGTTGCCGGACTGGTATGTGGACGACGGCAATATCTCTATCTATTACGCCGAGCACAAACTATTACCTGGCAAGACGCGGGCGTTTGTGGATTTCGTGATCGAGCAGTTTGTCGAGCAGCGGTTGGCTCAACGATTCAGCGCGATCTAA
- a CDS encoding 3-oxoacyl-ACP reductase family protein codes for MTTPTLTGKVALVQGGSRGIGAAIVKRLAAQGAAVAFTYVSSAAKAEALQNSVISEGGKALAIHADSADATAIRNAVNVTVDTFGRLDILVNNAGLLAIAPLEAFTLEDFDQTLAINVRSVFIATQEAARHMGEGGRVINIGSTNAERMPFGGGGPYAMSKAALVGLTKGLARDLGPRGITINNVQPGPVDTDMNPADSDFAESLMGLMAVGRYGHVEEIASFVAYLAGPEAGYITGASLTIDGGFSA; via the coding sequence ATGACCACACCTACCCTCACTGGCAAAGTCGCCTTGGTTCAAGGCGGTTCCCGCGGCATCGGCGCTGCCATCGTCAAGCGCCTCGCCGCACAAGGCGCCGCCGTTGCCTTTACCTACGTCAGCTCGGCCGCCAAGGCTGAGGCTTTACAGAACAGCGTGATCAGCGAAGGCGGCAAAGCCCTGGCGATTCATGCCGACAGTGCCGATGCCACGGCGATTCGCAACGCGGTCAACGTAACGGTCGACACCTTCGGCCGCCTGGATATTCTGGTGAACAACGCGGGCTTGCTGGCCATCGCGCCGCTGGAAGCGTTCACGCTGGAAGACTTCGACCAGACCCTGGCAATCAACGTGCGCAGTGTCTTTATCGCCACCCAGGAAGCCGCCAGGCACATGGGCGAAGGTGGCCGGGTGATCAACATCGGCAGCACCAACGCCGAACGCATGCCGTTTGGCGGCGGTGGGCCGTATGCGATGAGCAAGGCGGCGCTGGTCGGTTTGACCAAAGGCCTGGCACGGGACCTGGGGCCACGGGGAATCACCATCAATAACGTACAGCCAGGCCCGGTGGATACTGACATGAACCCGGCAGACAGTGATTTTGCCGAGAGTCTGATGGGGCTGATGGCGGTGGGGCGGTATGGGCACGTGGAGGAAATCGCCAGCTTCGTGGCGTATCTCGCCGGGCCGGAAGCCGGGTACATCACTGGCGCCAGCTTGACCATCGACGGTGGCTTCAGCGCCTGA
- a CDS encoding HAD-IA family hydrolase: MNAPHTAVQIKAVIFDMDGLLLDTEGIYTEVTQIIAERYGRTYDWGIKQHIIGRGAQDLADYVVKALDLPITPAEFLEIREPLMSERFPKALGMPGAEALVRHLKAHNIPIAVGTSSSRNSFGHKTTLHREWFGLFDTIVTADDPEVGAAKPAPDIFLTAARRLGVAPEDCLVFEDSPFGVTAAKAAHMTAVAVPDEAMADSKYQHADLIIRKLAEFDLAEYGLPPMP; this comes from the coding sequence ATGAATGCACCGCATACCGCTGTCCAAATCAAGGCCGTTATTTTCGATATGGACGGGTTATTGCTGGATACCGAAGGCATCTACACCGAAGTCACGCAAATCATCGCCGAACGCTACGGCCGCACCTATGACTGGGGCATCAAGCAGCACATCATCGGGCGCGGCGCCCAGGACCTGGCAGACTATGTGGTCAAGGCGCTGGACTTGCCGATTACGCCGGCAGAGTTTCTAGAGATTCGCGAACCGCTGATGAGCGAGCGCTTTCCCAAAGCGCTGGGCATGCCTGGCGCCGAGGCGTTGGTGCGGCATTTGAAGGCGCACAACATTCCGATTGCCGTGGGCACCAGTTCGTCGCGCAACTCGTTCGGCCACAAGACCACTTTGCACCGCGAGTGGTTTGGCCTGTTCGACACCATCGTGACCGCCGACGATCCGGAAGTCGGCGCCGCCAAGCCCGCGCCGGATATCTTCCTCACCGCCGCGCGTCGCCTGGGCGTGGCCCCCGAGGATTGCCTGGTCTTCGAGGACTCGCCGTTCGGCGTGACGGCGGCGAAAGCGGCGCACATGACCGCTGTTGCCGTGCCCGATGAAGCCATGGCCGACAGCAAGTATCAGCATGCCGACCTGATCATCCGCAAACTCGCGGAGTTTGATCTGGCTGAGTATGGCCTGCCGCCCATGCCTTGA
- a CDS encoding helix-turn-helix domain-containing protein, whose amino-acid sequence MWSASKRSRNVTSEPIAVQIIHNTEGKPAFVVIPYEHYVAQQNDPNLIPHAVVSRLVDGATPIRAWREHLNLTQEEVAQRLGISQPAFAQQEAVNKPRRTTREKIAKAFGINACQLEL is encoded by the coding sequence ATGTGGTCAGCATCCAAGAGGTCAAGAAACGTGACGAGCGAACCTATTGCCGTACAGATCATCCACAATACCGAGGGCAAGCCAGCCTTCGTAGTGATTCCCTATGAACATTACGTGGCCCAGCAAAACGACCCAAATCTGATTCCCCATGCAGTCGTCAGCCGCTTGGTGGATGGAGCAACGCCTATACGGGCCTGGCGCGAACACCTGAACCTCACCCAGGAAGAAGTCGCCCAGCGACTGGGCATTTCACAACCTGCATTCGCCCAGCAAGAAGCGGTAAACAAGCCGCGTCGGACCACGCGGGAAAAGATTGCCAAGGCATTTGGTATAAACGCCTGTCAACTTGAGCTATGA